A window of Vidua macroura isolate BioBank_ID:100142 chromosome 4, ASM2450914v1, whole genome shotgun sequence genomic DNA:
CACAGCTGgtggcggggccggcggcgccgggcggggagcgggccCGGCTGCTCTCGCTCTACGTGCAGGACTACCTGGAGTGCGTGGAGTCTCTGCCGCTGGACATCCAGCGCAACGCCTCGCTGCTGCGGGAGATGGACACGCAGTGCCAAGGTGGGCGCCGCCGCGGGGCACCGGGCGGCggggaaagaggggaaaggggacGGCCTCCACCCGCCGCACATGCGCCCGGCGCCGAGGAGCCGCGGCCGGGATGAAACCCTGCCGGGGCCCCGCGGGGCTGAGCCTGCGGGGGCGCGGGGCTCCCGGCGCCCGGTCGGTCCCGGGGAAGGCCGCCCCACTtcggggccggcggggccgcgccgcccggCGCTAGGCCCCGGCTCCGCCGTTTGGGGTCGCTTCCGCCCCGCCGGGCAGCCCCGCTGCCCGAAACGGCGGCGGTGCCGCTGGAGGTGGGGTCCGGAAATCGGCCTCCCCGCAGCTCCTCCCGCCGTGCGGAGCCGGGGGGCGGCGTCCCGGCGGAACGCAGCGGCCGTCCCACGGTAGAGCGCACGCACGGTGGGGGCGGGGATACATGAAGCGCCAGCAGCGTTCTCTTGGGTCGTGGAGGGAGGCTGTGGAGCGGGAAGTTGCCCTAAACCTCATCCAAAGGCACGGCTCCTTCGGGAGGCAAGTTCAGTGCCGATTAAAGACCTTGCGCCCCGCGGAGTTTGCGGGGCACAACTGTGCCCGGCAGCTGCCAGCCGGCCCCTGCCACGAGGCTGGAATTTGATCCCGTGGAGTCGGCACTGGAGCCGCATCTCCTTCCTTCGGCGTGGGCAGGAGGGGACCATGGGGACCGTCAAGGCCTCTTAGACGCTGAAGGGCCACCTCAGGAGGCAGCTGTTGTGAAGGGATTCTTTCAATTATCTTTCTAATTACCCGAGAAAACACATAAGAACAGGCTTTTGTAAGTTGCCTGGGATTTTAAAGTTTAAACGGCATAGACTTGCCTGCAGCATTTTGAATTCCTAGTCAAGGCTGGCTCTTTACCTCCTGATCCACGGTGACTAGCCAGCAATCATCAGACTTCAgtagttaaatattttctttagacTCTTTATTACTGTGTATTTATCCAGCTACCAATACTGGgccataaaataaatttgttgcTAATTTTAACCAAAGCCTtcaactgttttaaaaaaacaataacaaaaaaaatcttcaaaaccctaaaaatgggataaaaatattttagactcaagcctgaaaatttaaaagcaatgccatattatttcagttaattttaaaGGTCGTGATGGTCTGTGGAGGAGGGAGTCACTCTTGTGCTTAGAAAACAAATCATTTTAGCTTTTATTAGCTCCACCAAACTTAATCAGATTATCTGTAATGAACACTTGGCCCTGGTTTGAGttggagttttttggtttttgtttgtttgggtttttgtttgttttttttgtttgggttttttgtttgtttgtttttaaacaggtTTCAAAGCTGTTTATTAGTGTGTATGAATGCTTTGTCAAATCTTTGGGGATTCACAAGAAGTTTGGTAAACTTTGGTAATCTCTGTCAGTCCAAAACTTCTTTGCTCTCTTTAGTGGATGTTGATCCGTGTAAAGTTCAGCGTATCTTCACAGGCTGCATCCAGGCAATAACCGATGTAGGGTGAATGTTGTGCTCTGTCACAGTATGAATGAGCGAACAGCTATTGTTTGTGAACGGTTCTGGGTAGGGCATTCCCAGTAGAGGAAATCTGTCTAATCTATCTGTACCTACACTTCTGCCTCCAATAAAAGAAGTCTGGGTGGGAGATAGTGTGGTTGTACAATATTGTACTCTGGTTATGCCTTTCTTGTTCAACAGCATACAAAGTACCCTACTCCATGCTTCTCAGGAGCTGAGagtaagatttttaaaaaattttatttctcttgtcAGGGCAACAGGCAAGGGATGCAGCTGAAGGTACAGGGAAACAAAGCTTATGGTTTAAATGGTAGCTGGAATGCTgatattaaaatgcagaaaatacagGTTGAGTGACGGGACAGGCCAGAGGAGTGATTTTTATCTTACCTTAGTGTAAGTCTGGAACAGAACAAAATGCAGTTGGCTCTTGTTGTCATACAGGTTTCAGAATTTATAGTAAAAATCAGTTGGTCATGCTTAAGCTACTGTTCCAAGgtatcagcaggaaaaaaaatatcactagGAATGATGTGGAGATAACAAGCTTGAATTATTGCACAAAAGTGCAGAcaagttcttttaaaatgaaagcaaaccaTTTAAATGCAGATCTTTAGGAAGAGGTAGATTGTACTCCATAACTTCTGTTTTAGAAGTAAATAGTTTAATACCATTTATAAAGTCCCTTACCTGTCCAAATAAAATCCTGAGTTCTGATTGAACCAAGTTCCATTGTCAGCTCTTCTAATTATTTCCTTCCCTGTTTGGAGTTTCTCTGTCCTTTATGTGTAGATCTAGTGTAACATTTGGcttggaaaaagtaattttaaaatccagcaATGTAGAACAGCAAAGTACAAGACTAAGACTGATTTATAAGACATTTACTGATCTCATATTCGGGTTCATTAAACTTGCTGCTTGGAACTAAATTTAGTGAAAGATTCACAGCAACTCATGCAGTTATTTTGCGTGACTTGGAAGAGGGAAAGCTTGAGAATCAAACTGTGAGCCACTCATTTACTAGTTGCTTAAAAATATCCTATGATGCACTAAAGAGAAGGTCACCTATTCTGAAAAGTTCAACCTTGATTTAAAATGCAGCTTGCTGTAATTTGTTTTGATAATCGGCAAAGTATTTTGAGGGGTGTAAGTTGATTTTCATTCTGATTGTAAATTTGCTATTATGTAACTTCAGTTGTCATATTCCTTTTATAACTATGTATACTTGACAATGTAATGCCAAACCTTGAGATGCTTAAGAGGGGAAAACAGAGGACCTGGATAAACTAATTCTGTTATATATCATGATATATGACAATTCTATAAATTTCAGGATTCTTCGTGTGATAAAATAAGTGATTGCTTTGGGTTGCTGGTCGAGTTTTGGAATTGATGTGGTAAGGACTCTTAAGAGAAACTCCTGTTTCAGATGGAAGGAGGATCTGGATTATCCATGCCTCAATAACTATTGTGTCCCCTCTCTTTTGttatcctttctttttccaatgGCTAAAATAAGCTTGCTCTTTCTTAGAACATGAGAATTTTTTCTTGCAACAGATTGTGACCTTAAACACTGATTTGATGACCACATACCACTTGAATGATATATTCAGTCTAACCCACTAGGGTATACTATAATTAAGATTTGTACTATTTCTCATCAGttagaaatatatttctgttttcttgagCATGTTCATCTTGTGTAATTATTCCTAtgatttatctttattttatagAAGCGTTAAAAGAAATAGATGATGTCTATGAAAAATACAAGTCAGAAAACGATCCTGTGCAGAAGAAACGCTTGCAGCAGCATCTTCAGCGTGCATTAATCAACAGTCAAGAACTTGGAgatgaaaaaattcaaatagtTACTCAGATGCTAGAACTGGTAGAGAACAGAGCCCGCCAAATGGAAACACACTCTCAGTGTTTTCAAGATCTGTCTGAGAATGAAAAGCCTCTAGAAAAGGCCAAGATAGAGTCCTGCCAGCCAGAGAGATCCTCCCGTAGACCTCGTCGCCAGCGAACCAGCGAAAGCCGCGACCTGTGCCACATAGCAAATGGTATCGATGACTGCGATGACCAGCCACCTAAAGAGAAAAGATCAAAAtcttccaagaagaaaaaacgATCCAAAGCCAAACAGGAGAGAGAGGTTTCACCTGTAGAATTTGCAATTGATCCCAATGAACCAACTTACTGCTTATGCAACCAAGTGTCTTATGGTGAAATGATAGGATGTGACAATGAACAGTGCCCTATTGAGTGGTTCCATTTTTCCTGTGTTGGACTCACGTACAAACCAAAGGGCAAATGGTATTGCCCCAAGTGCAGAGGAGACAATGAGAAAACAATGGACAAATGTACTGACAAATCAAAAAAAGATAGGAGATCGAGGTAGTGAAAacaatttgttttaaagagTTGCtccttttatattaaaatatttcatttccagAGAACATTGTTTTAGGAAATGCATAAGACTATGCAATAATTTTTAAtctataatattaatattaaaaactgTTATGCCTTCTGTGATCTTTAACTTTCTGCACTGAATAACCAAATAATTGAAACAGGGTGGCTTCAGACCTTTCACAGAAGACATTACAAGCAGATGGCGCTTGGTTTCAATTTACCCCATTAGTATTTTAAAGAACCTTGTGAATCCTGAAATAATGGTGGTGGGAAATTTACTGAAGAACTTCTCATGTTATGGTAAAGGGGTTGAAAGGCCTCACATCTCTGCTAGCATCTTAACAACTGAGTTTGTTCTTTATCCCTGGttttacattttcagtttttgtgTTAACATCACGCGTTTGGAGTTAGGGGTTTTGAACTCAGCTGTAACTGTAAAAGTCTTCCGAGCTATAAGCAGACCTCTCCAGTGACTTTCATATGACCAGTATGTTAttgcaaggaagaaaataccACTAactttaacttttcttttttgccaaCATTAAACTCTTGTCTTTGTGACTATACTTGGGAGTCAGTTTTTGGGTATGATATAACTATGGTGTATACTCAGTTTTTGATAATAGGTTTTGTCAAGCATCCTGATATGGTCTTTATCATTTAACATGGTCTCTCTATAAGCCTTGAAGTGGTAGAAGGATCCCTTGAGAGGAGGGGATATTGATATTAACATTTCAGGGAACAGGAACCGGAAAGGAGATGGAATCTCCATTATAATCCATCTGTAGAGAGGTGAAACATGACTGGTATTCTCTGGGGTGTAAACTTTGCCTATTCTTAAGTAGgatttgtgtgtgcatgtggcCAAACCTGGGTTTAGGCACAGCGCCAACATTCTTGGACTACTACCTAAAAAGCCTGAAGGCAAAAGCTTTCAATAAAAAGTTGATAGAtaactaaaaaaacaaaccacacagAGCCAACAGACAAATCGCAGCAGGTTTCTGACAGGTGATGTAAGAGCGGCATCCTGAAGTATGCTGGTAGTATCTAAACATTACTTGGGTGGTAGTTAAAAGTGAACTTCCTCATCCCCATGCCTTAAAggaggtgaaaaaaagatgaaaacagcTGTTGCTGCTCTTTTGCAATGGGAGATGCTAATGGAGAAGTGAGTGGGGTACCAGAGCTCAGTCCTAGGGTTCCTGCTCAATAGTGCTCCTGAGACTGGAATTGGGGTGGGCTTGgcaaggcaggcagcagctctgcagggctggctttGGGGTTACCTGAGGGTGGGCTGCAGGTTCTCAGAAGTCCCTGTAGGTCTCTGTCCCTTGCTACTAAGGTTTCTCTTGACAGTACAGAGGGAAAAGTGACAccagctctggccaagcccgaTTAGAAGGCAGTTGTGTGGAGTTGAGAGCAGCCCAGAAGGCAGGCAGATGAGCAAAAGCAAGCTGGGATGGATGAATGCCATCAGAACTCCTTTCTGCATCTCCACTAGAGGGCCGGGCCAGCTGGGGCTTGAGGATGGAATGTGCCGTGCAGGGCACAAAGCTTCAGTGCTGTCAGACCAGATGGCACAAACTGATGCACAGCATGCTCAGTATTATAAGGTAAGTAACATACCAAGCCCGTTTCCTCAGGTATGATCTGAGGAACTTGCATTTGCAAGTTGCTAACATGTACCAGAGGAGTGGAAAGGCAGAGCTTTGAGTTTTTGCTCTAAAATTGCAGGTTTATGAAGTGGAGTAGTGTTCCAGTATGGAGATCCGCACCACATTGAGtaaacagctcctgcaggaaacTCCTGTAAGGGCTCTGACTATCAGTAGGATAGGATAGAGGGTAAACCTTATCCCTACCTTGCTTTCCAGGCCTACTGGCTGATCTCAGGTTGCAAAAATAGAGTTGAGGGGCTGGATCATGGCTATTGATGGAGAATGATCAGACCAGTGTTGGAGATAAGTGGCTGTAAGTTGTCTTCTGAACGTTTGactcctttttttatttgttatggCTTAAGGATTCTCAAATTTCCTTCTTGAAAAGATTGATTGGAAACCTTGGGCTAAGTATTGTATGATCATCTAATGTTTACCTAAAATGGACATGCTCCCTAgtattaaaaaccaaacattgCTTAAGTAAGCATTGAAGTTGCAGAACAAAGTACAAGTAAAATTGTAACCATTAATGTTACTGATTTATCTGGAAAAGTATTGCTTGAATTTGTATTGGATAAATCAAGAATACTTCTTTCCAATACAGAGAGGAAATCTGGGAGCCTTATATAATTCATCTGAAATAATTGCTGAAGTAGGAAGTGTATGTTGGGGTGttacagaaaggaaattttagATCTTGAAAGTGGTCCAGATAAATACCTTTAATGCAGGGATGCTTTCTTTTATGCTAATGACTCTTCTAGTAGTGAATAGGAATTCTCAAGGCTTCCAGTGAAAATAGTGCTGGAGAAATGGCACTTGCTTGGCTTAATACATGATATTGCTCAAATGTTGCAATAGTTCAGTTTATATTGCAAATTAGCAGCATGCCTCAAATATACTGGTTGCTTctgcaattatttcttttaaatgctctAGCTAATTGGTTGTTAAGACATACATGAGAACAGATCTGATGTTATCTGGCACCTAGCCTTTCACCACTTTTTTCATCCAAACCTAAATTTTGTGGGTTTCTGTCTATTCCCATAGAAGATCAATGGTAATTGCTAAAGATGCACATAAGATGCTAGTATGAAATCAGAAAGGTAAGTAGAGAATTCTTACGTTGCGTCTTAATGTTGAGTTACTTTTCTTAAAGGGATGAACCTTGCTAGTGAAgtcaaaatgaaaagtaaatacTGTTAAACCAGTTCATCTTAAAGATATGTATTGAGTCTCATGAAGTAAGTCTatcttgcaaaacaaaacaaaaaaaattaatcgGGACAATGCATACTTTGGAAGTTGATAGTAGTATATGTGACTACACAGTTTActgctttctcttttgaaaatcaATGCTGCATTCTAATTCAGCCTAGTTACATCTTGTTTTCTTGTAGCTTTTGAAAAAATGGTGCACTTCtaagttctttctttttgcctttcagtTTCAAAGTAATGCAAGTTCATCAGCAGCAAAAGGTCCCCATAAGCtacttaaaagaaattatattgaaGCAAGAATGTTTCTTGATCACTGTCCTGTGGACTGGTTTGATTAATTTTGATGAAATAAGctttaaagcaaaacacaaatacaCATAAGATAAAGCATactgtttgaaagcaaaactagAAATTTAATACTTGCCATCTATATTGTAGGGCCATCTTGATATCTGCAGTTGGGCAGTAAACAGTTGTATTTAGTGCAAATTCTGGGAAACTTTTCATTAAGGGAAGCTGTCATTTGCTTTTGAATCCAAGTCTCAAGGTCAAGTGAAGATTTCATCTGAATCCTTTCTAATTTTTTGGTGGCTAAGAGTTCTAAAAGCTCATTTTAAcaaatccttcatttttttcatctagATCTGCATTCTTTTAATTTACCTGGTATAGGGCAAGTTCAGTTTTAAGTGcatgttttttttaactgcaagtACTAAACTGAATTGCatttttgttctgctgcagctgtgttcCAGCAGAGCATTACTGGCTTTAGCATGGCCAATTTTGTATTGCTCAGAGATGCACTTCATGCATTGTatgcttttggggttttttcttaaatatacaTCCAGGAAGCTATATGTAGCACAGACACAGATTCAAACT
This region includes:
- the ING2 gene encoding LOW QUALITY PROTEIN: inhibitor of growth protein 2 (The sequence of the model RefSeq protein was modified relative to this genomic sequence to represent the inferred CDS: deleted 1 base in 1 codon) → MGARAWGRRENANPWQRRRPRLIRAGPRACALRAGAGAPSGGFAPAAAPREGARDPRDPAEGRSHPPGPARPGPARRALTAPPARPPEGSGAAAGGGRGGGGEEEDGEGSGAAARTPRPVRAARRRRMCCWRGGMMLAGPQLVAGPAAPGGERARLLSLYVQDYLECVESLPLDIQRNASLLREMDTQCQEALKEIDDVYEKYKSENDPVQKKRLQQHLQRALINSQELGDEKIQIVTQMLELVENRARQMETHSQCFQDLSENEKPLEKAKIESCQPERSSRRPRRQRTSESRDLCHIANGIDDCDDQPPKEKRSKSSKKKKRSKAKQEREVSPVEFAIDPNEPTYCLCNQVSYGEMIGCDNEQCPIEWFHFSCVGLTYKPKGKWYCPKCRGDNEKTMDKCTDKSKKDRRSR